The following is a genomic window from Leptospira bouyouniensis.
TACCATGATCTAATTCTTGCAAATGCAAATAGTGACAAATCTCTAAAGACAAAAGCATTTAAGACAATTTACGAACTTGCACGTGAATATCCTGACAATCAACTGTACCACAGTTTGGAAGCAAACATCGCCTGGGAACTTGGAGAAACAAAATTTGCATCTTACCATTACAGAAGAGCCTTGAGTTTAGATGATTTAGATGAAATACTTAGGTTTGAAGCAGAAGAGTATGTGATCGAATTTGAAAAGGAAGAGTCGAAACTTAGAAGAGAGTTAGGTGAATATAGAAAAGATAGATACTATTCCGAAAAACATTCATTATATCACAAAAGTAGTTTATTTCATTTATTTCGAGCACGCGACCTGAGTTCTCAAACACCAATCATTCGCAAAGAATTATTGGAATTTTATAACCAATCGGGAGATGCAGTCAAATACACCAATTTACTTTTACGACTTAGAGAAGAAGATCCAAATTCTTTTAAATTACAAAACAAATTGGAATTTGTAATTAAAAACTTAAAGGAATCAATTGAATTTAAAGAAGGTTTTTTACAAATCGAACCCAATTCGGTTTTAGAAAAGACGGTTAGATATAGTCCAGAAGTATATGTTTTTGATTTGGAATCTATTTCTCCATTTCCAGATCATTTACAAGCTGGAAGATTATTTGCAGAAGCATTACGATACCAATTGAAACATATGTTATCGGTTCGAGTGGTCGAAGGGAGTGAATTTAAACAGATTCGGAATTTATTAAAAGAATCAAGTTATCACCCCTATTCACAAACGATTCCGTTTACCATTGATAATTTACATCATCTGGATACAAAAAGAAGGAATGCATCGAAAATACGGTATGTGGTACATGGTCGATACCAAATTCAGAATGGTGATATCAAATTGGAAATTTCCATTTATGACAGGAATCAATTAAAAGATATTGTTACTTGGAAAACAAACCAAAGAGGTCGAGATAGTTTACCTACAATCGTTCACAGGATTTCAGAACAGATAAAGAGTAACCTACCTATCGAAGGAAAAATATTAAAAGTAAAAAAGGACGAGGTCATCATCTCTCTTGGAAAAGATGATGGATTAAAATCAAATTCAAAACTACAATTCCAGAGAAGAGGAAAAACATTGTTTGAAGGCGAAATAATCACTTTAGGTAAATCCATTGCTAGCATCAAACCAAAACAACGAGGTTGGGAAAAAGAACTTGCTACAGGTGATGACGTGATTCTTTCAAAGGACTGAGGTAAAGAGAAGAGAAGTACGTTAATAATACATCCGATATGCGGCTCTCTTTTTCTATATCTAGTTCATCTAATTCTAACTGGCAGATATTTTGATCCATAAAAACAGAGATGACACCTTCCTTTACAAAACATTCAGATAGTATGGGCTGGAGTTGATTCAAGTCAGTTTTGTCGAATACCAATTTTGATTTTGAAAATTGGTAATTTGATTGGATTTTATGTATGTTTTTTTTGGGAGTCAGTTTCCACTCAATTTCAACATTGGGATAAAAAAATATGTTACCCGATTCATATTGAAACTCTCCATGAGCGAGAATTTCCTCGTTTTTTTTACCCTCGAAACGGACAAAACCCAGGTCCGATGGGAGTCGATTGGAAAAGCTCACCTGCACTTCGCCAATTCCATTTTTTTGGTATAATAATTGAATCGATAGAACTTGTTCTATCCCCTTTCGATTTGATTCTTCTTTGATTCTATCCAAAACTGTTTGGTTCAACTTAGGTGAAAGTTGTTTCTTTTTTTTAAAAAACAATGTCATAACTCCTTCTGCGGCATTCTAATTTATATGGATCAATTCAAATTCCAGTCTCAATTTCCCATTCGTAAAGAAGAGTTATTTCGATTTCATGAAGAACCAATCGGATTTTCTACTTTAAT
Proteins encoded in this region:
- a CDS encoding tetratricopeptide repeat protein, whose translation is MFQNLVNRKVLCFSLLTLFFSINFLSAESTALEDIAEAKIYLSGNNCRKAIPLFQSALQKNRNSIDAKLGIADCSIKLGSYKESKKFYLEILQRESKYIPAVTGLSEIYLLEEDFKAIGTLIQPLLLEYPNHTGLRITEAKSLLKQGKVDSALYKIKNLSEKLDDPSDLLKMLAELYFSKKQFDLALETIDSYTKKEPNDPFGFSFKAKVLLYENYFNPSSLLTILPNVKDSLENALNLDSKNEEARFYYVYHDLILANANSDKSLKTKAFKTIYELAREYPDNQLYHSLEANIAWELGETKFASYHYRRALSLDDLDEILRFEAEEYVIEFEKEESKLRRELGEYRKDRYYSEKHSLYHKSSLFHLFRARDLSSQTPIIRKELLEFYNQSGDAVKYTNLLLRLREEDPNSFKLQNKLEFVIKNLKESIEFKEGFLQIEPNSVLEKTVRYSPEVYVFDLESISPFPDHLQAGRLFAEALRYQLKHMLSVRVVEGSEFKQIRNLLKESSYHPYSQTIPFTIDNLHHLDTKRRNASKIRYVVHGRYQIQNGDIKLEISIYDRNQLKDIVTWKTNQRGRDSLPTIVHRISEQIKSNLPIEGKILKVKKDEVIISLGKDDGLKSNSKLQFQRRGKTLFEGEIITLGKSIASIKPKQRGWEKELATGDDVILSKD